Genomic segment of Cytobacillus suaedae:
TCGTGATCTCACCTGGTTTAGGTGTTTTTACTTTAAAGTACAGTTTTAACTCATTATTGGTCAGCTGTTGGTAATCATAGGCAAGCTGATATCCACCATTTGATTTCTGGCCCAAGGAGATTACATATAGATTCCCCTGCTGATGAACTCCCGCTCTTCCTTTTACTTGGTCAATGAAAGACTGTTGAGCACTAGTTATATCCTTCTCAGCAATTGGTTGAAACACGTTTAATTCATTTTTAACTGCTTCAAATAATGGTTTCTTTGTTTCATTGTTTAAAACATTTAACGTTGTATATCCTGGTAAGTCTATTGTTCCAGCAATATATGGGTAGGTTTGAACTTGTGCATACATTTCACCAGGTTTTGGTGTTTTCACCTTAAAGTACAGCTTATGTTGCTCCCAGGTTTGCTCTTGGTTCACGAATTCAAGCTGATAACCTGTATTCGGCTTCTCTCCTAGAGAAATTACATAAAAATTACCTTGTTGATGAATTCCTTCTTTCCCTTTTACTTGATTTATGAAGGAACGTTGAGCAGTTGTTAAGTCCTTCTCCGCAATTGGATTAAAGAGATGTGGATTTACTAATTCTTCATCAAATAATGGTTTCTTTGTTTCGCTGTTATACACACTTAGTGTTGTGTAATTTGGTAAATCCACTGTTCCAGCTATATACGGGTAGCTTATGACTTGCGCATGTAGTTCGCCAACTCTTGGTGTTTTTACCTTAAAGTAAAGCTTAAGTTGTTCCCAATTTTGCTCCTGGCCTTCGAATTCTAACTCATAACCTGAATTAGGCTTTTCTCCAAGAGATATCACATAAAAATTACCCTGTTGATATATCCCCTCTTTATGCTTTACCTGCTCAATAAATGATCTCTGTGCATCCGTTAAATTCTGTTCCCCGATTGGTTTAAAAGTGAGATTGGGGCTTACCTGTAATTCTGTGTTCTTGGCAAATCCTTGTGTAGGTGCTATGAGGCATATTGATAGTAATACTGCTAAAAACCATTTTCCTAATTTCATACCTTTTCCTCCTGTTTTGAAATAACTTCCAATTCTTAGACGTTATTAAAACGGAAAGGTTTCAGCATATCTTTATGAACTTATCGACATAACTTTTAAAACATCAAAAGAATTTGCCTTCATTGCCCAATATGTAGTAAATTACATCTAGCCTCCTTTAGTAAAATAATATTATGTATCTTCCTCAGGAGGATTTAATTGATATGATAAATTATCCAGTTTTCGTTCCTTTTCTATTTTTCTAGACATTATTTGCTAATTATTGCTAATTACCAACATTTATTCCCAGTAAGGCTAATGGCTCATTTTTATAAACTCAAGGAAGCATAAAACTAATACCATATAAAAGTAGTCGAAGTTGAAATATTTTTTTATAAATTTTTAAGGCAAATCCTATAAAAATATGAATTTTCTGAAGAAATTTGTTGTTTTCCAGTCATTTTCCACAAATTTCACATTCCCAGATTGAGAAAGATAGTTTACAATAATAATGTACACTAGCATATGAATCATGGATTTATATCCAGTGTGCTTACCTAACTGATAGAATTAGTCATCTTCATTGATGGCTGATTCTTTTTTTATTTTCATGCGTAAAATATGTTGAAAGATGTCAATAGATTATTTTTTACATTTTTAAAAATAGTATTATACATTTGCTTTTTATTTGTTATTATATTAATAGTGATATTAATAGCTGCTTCATATTAGTTTAGGCCCTTTTTAAAAACACCTATCCAGATGGATAGGTGTTTTTGTGTTAGTCTGACTTCTTTTCTATTAATTCAACCTCATATACACTCCTGATATTTTCATTTTTATAATCAATGGTTATATCTCCAGACAATACAATTGAGGCTTTGGTAACCAAAAGTAAAGGTTCTTCTAGGTCATAGTAAATTACGAGTTTACCCCTCTGATTGTCCTCAACCTTAAGTATTTTAATTTCTGGTTCACCAATTACACCTTTCTCAATTTCATTTCTTACTAGTTTTAACGCGATTTGTTCATCCGTCATTGTTTTAGGTGCTATATCTATAGAAAAATTTAGTGTTCTGTTTAAATACTCCTGTAACTTTTGATAGTGCTCTACAATTTCTTTTTCTTTTTTTATAGGATGGTGTATCGTCTCATCGAAATATACTACATAACAGATATTCGCAAAAACAACTAGAATTAGGAGAGCTATAATAAAACCAATTATTTTTCTTATTATTAATGATCCCTTCTCTCTGCTTATTGGTCTAAAACAAATTAATCCTATTAAAAGGGTAGAATCTTAAATACACTTCACCAATGATGTTACTAATTGGGTATGGTCCTACTTCTGTACTATCATTGCTGTAGTTTCGGTTATCCCCCATTAGGTATACTGCACCTTCAGGAACCTCTACTGGTTCGAATGATATTTCCATTTCTTCAAGTATGTAAGGTTCTACTAACATTTCTCCATTTCTATAAATCTTTCTATCTCTAATTTCTATTTGATCTCCTGGTAGTCCGATTACCCTTTTAATCCAGAATGCACTCTCTGTGGTATCTTTGTTAAAGAGTTGCAAAAGAGGATTCTCGAAAATATCGTCGGTCCACACTCGTTCCCTTTCTATGCGACTATCCACTATAACAATATCTCCGTAGTTCGGTTTTGCTAGCTTATTAATAAACA
This window contains:
- the lepB gene encoding signal peptidase I: MNKLGTEILDWTKSILIAFLVIFIISTFITQHYNVQGISMEPTFEGSDSIQDRVFINKLAKPNYGDIVIVDSRIERERVWTDDIFENPLLQLFNKDTTESAFWIKRVIGLPGDQIEIRDRKIYRNGEMLVEPYILEEMEISFEPVEVPEGAVYLMGDNRNYSNDSTEVGPYPISNIIGEVYLRFYPFNRINLF